In Ruminococcus sp. HUN007, a genomic segment contains:
- a CDS encoding RnfABCDGE type electron transport complex subunit A, with translation MKTFFAIMLAALLTDNFVLTKFMGICPFLGVSKKASSSLGMGAAVTFVMVCAAAVTYPFYHFVLEPLGITYLKTIAFILIIALFVQLVETALKKLIPPLYKALGVYLPLITTNCAVLGLTILNIDNEYTFLQSVENAFFSGAGFLMVLLLFSGVRSRVEEADVPETFKGVPATLIAAAILSLSFLGFSGIGG, from the coding sequence ATGAAAACCTTCTTTGCAATAATGCTTGCAGCACTTCTCACAGACAATTTCGTGCTCACAAAGTTCATGGGTATCTGTCCTTTTCTGGGAGTCTCAAAGAAAGCCTCCTCCAGTCTGGGCATGGGTGCAGCAGTCACCTTTGTTATGGTCTGTGCTGCTGCAGTTACTTACCCGTTTTATCATTTTGTACTCGAACCTCTGGGCATAACATATCTTAAAACCATTGCCTTCATTCTTATAATCGCGCTCTTTGTTCAGCTGGTGGAAACCGCACTGAAAAAACTCATCCCGCCGCTCTATAAGGCCCTCGGTGTGTATCTGCCGCTCATCACCACAAACTGTGCGGTACTCGGACTGACTATTCTCAACATCGACAATGAATACACTTTCCTTCAGTCCGTGGAAAATGCATTTTTCTCAGGTGCCGGATTTCTTATGGTACTGCTTCTGTTTTCAGGAGTACGTTCAAGAGTGGAAGAAGCAGATGTTCCCGAAACTTTCAAAGGAGTTCCGGCCACACTTATAGCAGCTGCGATTCTTTCATTAAGTTTTCTCGGCTTTTCCGGTATAGGCGGTTAA
- a CDS encoding RnfABCDGE type electron transport complex subunit B, producing the protein MLNEYIIPVAVFAVTGLTSGVLLTAASKIFEVKTDERTEKISEILPQANCGSCGYAGCADYADAIISKGEKTNLCRPGGTETAKKISEITGSDAGEVTETYAAVLCRGDCSAADTKYVFAGIHSCASVKRYYAGNSTCAYGCAGYGDCAAVCGYNAVSIENSVAHIDPELCRGCGSCAKVCPKGLIALIPRSKGYTVLCSSRDNGKATKLACKNGCIGCRMCEKACKHEAVTVTDFHASIDPSKCTGCGSCAEKCPVGAIRKINCTE; encoded by the coding sequence ATGTTAAATGAATACATTATTCCTGTGGCAGTGTTTGCAGTCACAGGACTTACTTCCGGGGTACTTCTCACTGCCGCTTCGAAGATATTTGAAGTGAAAACTGATGAACGCACAGAAAAGATAAGTGAGATCCTTCCGCAGGCAAACTGCGGCTCATGCGGATACGCAGGATGCGCTGACTACGCAGATGCAATAATCTCAAAAGGAGAAAAAACAAATCTCTGCCGTCCGGGCGGTACTGAAACTGCGAAAAAGATCTCTGAAATAACCGGTTCAGATGCCGGAGAAGTCACAGAGACATATGCTGCCGTACTTTGCAGAGGTGACTGCAGTGCTGCAGACACGAAATATGTTTTTGCAGGAATACATTCATGCGCTTCCGTAAAACGATACTATGCAGGAAACAGCACCTGTGCCTATGGCTGTGCAGGTTACGGTGACTGTGCTGCTGTATGCGGATATAATGCCGTAAGCATAGAAAATTCTGTCGCACACATTGATCCTGAACTGTGCAGAGGATGCGGCTCATGCGCTAAAGTCTGTCCTAAGGGTCTGATCGCCCTTATTCCGCGAAGCAAAGGATATACCGTTCTGTGTTCCTCACGCGACAACGGAAAAGCCACAAAGCTCGCATGTAAAAACGGTTGTATCGGCTGCAGAATGTGTGAAAAAGCCTGTAAGCACGAAGCAGTTACCGTCACAGACTTTCATGCTTCCATTGACCCCTCAAAGTGCACCGGCTGCGGATCATGCGCAGAAAAATGTCCTGTCGGCGCTATACGGAAAATCAACTGTACAGAATAA
- a CDS encoding UvrD-helicase domain-containing protein, with protein MTDNFTTLKQKALRKYFDRMNDPQREAVFTINGPVLVLAGAGSGKTTAIINRIANMISFGNAYNEDTVNAVSDDDLQFLDDYAEGRTDDHERLKEIVAVDPVDPWKILAITFTNKAANELRTRLEGMLGTSGLDVNAATFHSACVRILRREITNLGYSSSFTIYDSDESQKLIKTCMADMSITDKAFNAKSAAVFISRSKDKLMSPEEAIKENADDFKYSVYAKVYREYQKRLLAANALDFDDIIMLTVELFEDYPEILEHYQNRYRYIMVDEYQDTNYAQFRLVSLLSAKYRNICVVGDDDQSIYRFRGATIENILSFEDQFENCRVIRLEQNYRSTKNILAAANSVIKNNRGRKPKTLWCDGDDGGKVHVYKASDENDEARYVASAIMADKKAGGHFSDNAILYRMNAQSNIIERALVQNNIPYRVYGGMKFYDRKEIKDIIAYLSVLNNCYDMMRFKRIVNEPKRGIGEATIKNLDEICVANALSPIEVMREASDYPLLSKKANSLKSLAGIFDSLADMVDTVPLDTLLDELLEKSGYRSYLLTQGTEGETRLENIEELKTTMVEYQKNNEDSTLDGFLADIALYTDLDKMDDNAECVTLMTIHSAKGLEFENVYVIGMEDGIFPGTRSMMNDEDMEEERRLAYVAVTRAKQKLCLIHASQRMLFGTTSRNMKSRFIKEIDPDVIFKEDRISTTVPASAKSRSHSAMNTLSFQQQLLAKKNSRPGTTKKHVDYFAGDRVDHEKFGQGTVISVKPMGNDALLEIAFDEIGTKKIMSNFAMMKKL; from the coding sequence ATGACTGATAACTTTACCACGCTTAAGCAGAAGGCACTGAGAAAATACTTTGACAGGATGAATGATCCGCAGAGAGAAGCGGTATTTACCATCAACGGTCCTGTTCTTGTTCTTGCCGGTGCCGGAAGCGGAAAAACTACAGCTATTATTAACAGAATCGCGAACATGATAAGCTTCGGTAATGCTTACAATGAAGATACTGTTAATGCAGTATCAGATGATGATCTGCAGTTTCTTGACGATTATGCTGAAGGCAGGACAGATGATCATGAACGTTTAAAAGAGATCGTCGCTGTCGATCCTGTAGATCCGTGGAAAATACTTGCCATTACCTTTACCAACAAGGCAGCAAATGAGCTGCGCACAAGACTTGAAGGAATGCTCGGAACATCCGGACTTGATGTAAACGCAGCCACATTTCATTCAGCCTGTGTACGTATTCTGAGACGTGAGATAACCAATCTTGGATACAGCAGCAGTTTTACCATCTATGATTCAGATGAAAGCCAGAAGCTTATCAAGACATGCATGGCTGATATGAGCATAACGGACAAAGCCTTCAACGCCAAATCCGCAGCAGTGTTCATAAGCAGATCAAAGGACAAGCTCATGTCACCCGAAGAAGCAATAAAGGAAAATGCAGATGATTTCAAGTATTCAGTATATGCAAAGGTCTACCGCGAGTACCAGAAAAGGCTTCTTGCTGCAAATGCACTTGATTTTGATGATATCATCATGCTCACGGTCGAGCTTTTTGAAGACTATCCGGAGATCCTCGAACACTATCAGAACCGTTACCGCTACATAATGGTCGATGAATATCAGGATACCAATTATGCACAGTTCAGACTCGTAAGTCTTCTTTCCGCAAAATACAGAAATATCTGTGTTGTAGGTGATGATGACCAGAGTATTTACCGCTTCAGGGGAGCTACCATCGAAAACATACTAAGCTTTGAGGATCAGTTTGAGAACTGCCGTGTAATAAGGCTGGAACAGAATTACCGTTCAACAAAGAACATTCTTGCCGCTGCAAACTCAGTAATAAAGAACAACAGGGGAAGAAAGCCGAAAACTCTGTGGTGTGACGGCGATGACGGCGGAAAGGTACACGTATACAAGGCATCGGATGAAAACGATGAAGCAAGATATGTCGCAAGCGCTATAATGGCTGACAAGAAGGCAGGAGGACATTTCAGTGACAATGCGATCCTCTACAGAATGAATGCGCAGTCGAACATCATTGAACGTGCACTTGTGCAGAACAATATTCCTTACAGGGTCTACGGAGGCATGAAATTCTATGACCGCAAGGAAATAAAGGATATTATAGCTTACTTGAGCGTACTTAACAACTGCTACGACATGATGCGTTTCAAGCGTATAGTAAATGAACCTAAGCGCGGTATCGGTGAAGCTACCATCAAAAATCTTGATGAGATATGCGTGGCAAATGCACTTTCTCCGATAGAGGTAATGCGCGAGGCATCCGATTATCCTCTTCTTTCAAAGAAAGCCAATTCGCTCAAGAGTCTTGCAGGTATTTTTGATTCACTTGCTGATATGGTCGACACAGTTCCGCTTGATACACTTCTTGATGAACTGCTTGAAAAATCAGGTTACAGAAGCTATCTTTTGACCCAGGGAACTGAGGGAGAGACAAGACTCGAAAATATCGAGGAACTCAAGACTACAATGGTGGAATACCAGAAGAACAATGAAGATTCAACTCTTGACGGATTCCTTGCCGACATAGCTCTTTACACTGACCTTGACAAGATGGATGACAATGCTGAATGTGTAACACTCATGACGATCCATTCGGCAAAGGGTCTTGAATTTGAAAACGTATATGTTATAGGAATGGAAGACGGGATTTTCCCTGGAACAAGATCCATGATGAACGATGAGGACATGGAGGAGGAAAGACGTCTTGCCTACGTTGCTGTTACAAGAGCTAAACAGAAACTTTGTCTTATACATGCTTCGCAGCGTATGCTCTTCGGTACTACCAGCCGCAATATGAAGTCCAGATTCATCAAGGAGATAGATCCTGATGTTATCTTCAAGGAAGACAGGATATCGACAACAGTTCCTGCAAGTGCAAAGTCAAGATCACATTCAGCAATGAACACACTTTCATTCCAGCAGCAGCTTCTTGCAAAGAAGAATTCCAGACCCGGCACCACTAAGAAACATGTTGACTATTTTGCCGGTGACAGGGTCGATCATGAAAAGTTCGGACAGGGTACAGTCATTTCTGTCAAGCCGATGGGAAATGATGCACTTCTTGAGATCGCGTTCGACGAGATCGGCACAAAGAAGATAATGTCGAATTTCGCCATGATGAAGAAACTTTAA
- a CDS encoding DUF6106 family protein, which translates to MDSYAEQIVKKADNGSDKMKRGLCYAGGVAAGILIIFLAQMLKVAVVGIFLGVGAFYGGLYLGTNYDVEYEYLVVNNELDIDKILAKKRRKKLITVKTGDFVDFGKYTEDLKSGDETVIWAVGTSSEVLPTFYGDFEHPTYGKCRLLFSPSVKVLRELKHGLKPSLRNNIGELPPEEE; encoded by the coding sequence ATGGATTCTTATGCAGAACAGATAGTAAAAAAAGCAGATAACGGGTCTGACAAAATGAAAAGGGGCCTGTGCTATGCCGGCGGTGTGGCTGCAGGTATTCTGATAATTTTTCTGGCACAGATGCTGAAGGTCGCAGTTGTCGGAATATTTCTTGGTGTCGGAGCGTTTTACGGCGGACTTTATCTCGGGACCAATTATGATGTTGAATATGAATATCTGGTTGTTAATAACGAACTTGATATTGACAAGATCCTTGCCAAGAAAAGAAGAAAAAAGCTTATTACTGTAAAAACAGGAGATTTCGTTGATTTCGGAAAATACACTGAAGATCTTAAGTCAGGAGATGAAACAGTTATCTGGGCTGTAGGAACATCTTCAGAGGTGCTCCCGACATTCTACGGCGATTTTGAACATCCTACCTACGGAAAATGCCGCCTTCTTTTTTCACCTTCAGTAAAGGTCCTCCGCGAATTAAAGCACGGACTCAAACCTTCTCTCAGAAATAATATTGGAGAACTTCCGCCAGAAGAGGAATGA
- a CDS encoding Sapep family Mn(2+)-dependent dipeptidase, which translates to MREKINAVIDKNFDEMISILRSIIAVPSVSVPGSPDMPYGKECARVLRNFLDTADEYGFCTNNFENYAGTVEYNEKPVKLGVLCHLDVVPVTEKDWTFKPFGGEISDGRIYGRGTIDDKGPAVAVLFALRALKELNIDLTHNVRFIVGCDEENGSTDMEYYMKRESMPELVFTPDGDYPVINFEKGMLRLRIRKNAAFSHVKMMRGGTVPNAVPSDAYAVVTGITHFNEAENITVTEKDGAVLIEFKGSAAHASTPYDGVNAVTGLVDYLCTLDLDTEERKTFENIKKAFVHGDFSGSGCGIKMSDKTGDLTEVLSIVSLDDGVLEFRIDVRYPESGNKEDIISKITETVAPAGFELITDIASLPHSVDENSDFIKTLLGVYERESGLKGYCKAIGGGTYVHDIEGGVAFGAEFPGEENNMHGNDESVSLDSLRLNAKIMANAIYEICK; encoded by the coding sequence TTGAGAGAGAAGATAAATGCTGTAATAGACAAAAACTTTGACGAGATGATCAGTATACTCAGAAGTATTATTGCTGTACCGAGTGTTTCAGTTCCCGGATCACCGGATATGCCGTACGGAAAAGAATGTGCACGTGTGCTCAGAAATTTTCTGGACACTGCAGATGAATACGGGTTCTGTACGAACAATTTTGAAAACTATGCAGGTACGGTGGAGTATAACGAAAAACCTGTGAAACTCGGTGTTCTGTGTCATCTTGATGTTGTGCCGGTAACTGAAAAGGACTGGACTTTCAAACCTTTCGGCGGTGAGATATCTGACGGAAGAATATACGGACGCGGAACGATCGATGATAAAGGCCCTGCTGTTGCAGTACTGTTTGCTTTAAGGGCACTTAAGGAACTGAATATCGATCTTACACACAATGTACGTTTCATAGTCGGCTGCGATGAGGAAAACGGATCCACTGACATGGAGTACTATATGAAGCGTGAATCCATGCCTGAACTTGTTTTTACGCCTGACGGTGACTATCCTGTCATTAATTTTGAAAAGGGTATGCTCAGACTCCGCATAAGAAAAAATGCAGCGTTTTCCCATGTGAAAATGATGCGCGGCGGCACTGTACCGAATGCAGTTCCTTCTGATGCTTATGCGGTGGTTACCGGTATCACACATTTTAATGAAGCGGAAAACATAACGGTTACGGAAAAAGACGGAGCGGTCCTGATCGAATTCAAGGGTTCAGCAGCACATGCTTCCACACCGTATGACGGTGTTAATGCAGTTACAGGTCTTGTGGATTATCTGTGCACTCTTGATCTTGATACAGAGGAAAGAAAAACTTTTGAAAACATAAAAAAAGCCTTTGTACACGGTGATTTCAGCGGAAGCGGATGCGGAATAAAGATGTCGGACAAAACGGGTGATCTCACTGAGGTACTGAGTATTGTTTCGCTTGATGACGGAGTTCTGGAATTCAGGATCGACGTGCGTTATCCGGAAAGCGGAAACAAGGAGGACATAATTTCAAAGATCACTGAAACGGTCGCACCTGCCGGATTTGAGCTTATAACAGATATTGCAAGCCTGCCGCACAGCGTGGATGAAAACAGTGATTTCATAAAGACTCTTCTCGGCGTGTACGAAAGAGAGAGCGGCCTTAAAGGATACTGCAAGGCTATAGGCGGCGGAACATACGTTCACGACATCGAGGGCGGCGTTGCATTCGGTGCTGAATTTCCGGGCGAGGAAAACAACATGCACGGCAACGACGAGTCCGTTTCCCTCGACAGCCTGAGACTCAACGCCAAAATAATGGCGAATGCCATCTACGAAATCTGCAAGTAA
- a CDS encoding NFACT RNA binding domain-containing protein: MALDGAFLHLVKKELEFLIGARVDKIYQPSKEQMVIGLRYRGGSARLLFSAAADSARVHITSSDIDNPAVPPMFCMLMRKHLGGAKLLGIRQDGFERILCFDFEAMNELGDLVNLTLVSEIMGKYSNLILVGDDGCIIDSIKRVDAEMSRARLVLPKMKYELPPRDNRLLFTEASDEDIRAALAEYKTGDPAKALVKIFEGISPVIAREWIFYATRGEDTDLSAMDENIMSRLLFRIKQTAEQYREGRLQYTVLRTKENLPKDFTFIDVQQYGAILVKQQKESACETLDYFYASRDTESRIKQRANDLFRLLMNLTERISKRISNQQAELADCDRKDEYKLYGDLLSANIYRINKGDESVTLENFYDENCPQVEIKLDSRLAPAKNVQKYYHEYKKLVTAEQVLTEQIRKNSEELVYIESVFDSLTRARTDLDIIELRAELAEQGYLRAGKMKGKPPKEQPPLKFKTSDGFSVFVGRNNRQNDKLTLKTAGKTDIWFHTHNITGSHVILFTEGKTPSDKAIMEAAMLAAYHSKAKNSSQVPVDYTEARFVKKPNGAKPGMVIFTNNSTVYVKPDEDEVNALKEGK; encoded by the coding sequence ATGGCATTGGACGGAGCGTTCCTTCATCTTGTAAAGAAGGAACTTGAATTTCTCATAGGTGCCAGAGTTGATAAGATATATCAGCCATCGAAGGAACAGATGGTAATAGGATTACGCTACAGGGGAGGGAGTGCGAGACTTCTTTTCAGTGCGGCTGCTGACAGTGCCCGTGTGCACATCACGTCTTCTGACATAGATAATCCTGCTGTACCGCCTATGTTCTGCATGCTTATGAGAAAACATCTCGGAGGAGCAAAGCTTCTCGGAATAAGACAGGACGGGTTCGAAAGAATACTCTGCTTCGACTTTGAAGCTATGAATGAACTCGGCGATCTTGTAAACCTTACGCTGGTAAGCGAAATAATGGGCAAGTACTCGAACCTTATCCTTGTGGGCGATGACGGATGCATCATTGACAGTATAAAAAGGGTCGATGCGGAAATGTCGAGGGCAAGACTCGTGCTTCCGAAAATGAAATACGAGCTTCCGCCGCGTGATAACAGACTTCTGTTTACAGAAGCATCTGATGAGGATATACGTGCGGCTCTGGCTGAGTACAAGACCGGTGATCCGGCAAAGGCGCTTGTAAAGATATTTGAAGGTATTTCACCGGTGATCGCGAGAGAATGGATCTTCTATGCCACAAGAGGTGAAGATACTGATCTGTCGGCGATGGACGAAAACATTATGAGCAGGCTGCTGTTCAGAATAAAGCAGACAGCTGAGCAGTACCGTGAAGGCAGGCTTCAGTACACCGTACTCAGAACGAAGGAAAATCTGCCAAAGGACTTTACATTCATTGACGTACAGCAGTACGGAGCGATACTTGTCAAGCAGCAGAAGGAAAGTGCCTGCGAAACACTTGATTATTTCTACGCTTCAAGAGATACTGAATCGAGAATAAAGCAGCGTGCAAACGATCTTTTCAGACTGCTTATGAATCTTACCGAGAGAATAAGCAAGAGAATATCGAACCAGCAGGCTGAGCTTGCAGACTGTGACAGGAAGGACGAATACAAACTGTACGGAGACCTGCTTTCAGCAAATATTTACCGTATAAACAAGGGCGATGAAAGCGTAACTCTTGAAAACTTCTACGATGAAAACTGTCCGCAGGTGGAAATAAAGCTGGACAGCAGACTTGCTCCGGCAAAGAACGTGCAGAAATACTATCACGAGTACAAGAAGCTGGTGACTGCTGAACAGGTGCTGACTGAACAGATACGTAAAAACAGCGAGGAGCTTGTGTACATCGAAAGCGTTTTTGATTCGCTTACGAGAGCACGCACCGACCTTGACATAATCGAACTGAGAGCTGAACTTGCCGAACAGGGTTACTTAAGAGCCGGAAAGATGAAAGGCAAACCGCCTAAGGAACAGCCGCCGCTTAAGTTTAAGACCAGTGACGGATTTTCAGTGTTCGTAGGCAGGAACAACAGGCAGAACGACAAGCTTACACTGAAGACTGCCGGAAAGACGGATATATGGTTCCACACCCATAATATCACCGGTTCCCATGTCATACTTTTTACCGAAGGAAAGACGCCGTCTGACAAGGCGATAATGGAAGCCGCCATGCTTGCGGCATACCACAGCAAGGCGAAGAATTCATCCCAGGTGCCGGTGGACTATACCGAAGCGAGATTTGTAAAGAAGCCGAACGGAGCAAAGCCGGGAATGGTCATCTTTACGAACAACTCAACGGTTTATGTAAAGCCGGATGAAGATGAGGTAAATGCCCTTAAGGAGGGAAAGTAA
- a CDS encoding Nif3-like dinuclear metal center hexameric protein: MICDNRLLKCASMVSGKGIVCDVGTDHAYLPVYLLEKGICAGAVAGDIADGPLEAAAATVKKAGLEDKIDVVKSDGLKNIKPEGITDVVMAGMGAETISEIIAAAPWLENGVNLVLQPMTKEPYLRKWLYENGYIIVKEEAVSDGDRIYTVMNVRFDGFRMTVSDNFAETGMFDLSDEESFKYIRKHAAKLKNVSEGIRRSGKEDTADLDKMICFIDEISKGTKKFTVGDIYDEIDRIAPFRTQDDWDNSGLLVGDRDTEVTGILTALDITHETIGEAIAKKANLIVSHHPVIFRPLKHLSMSDPAVHLAAAGISAICVHTPLDKAVHGINDMIADMIGREFSVSGTRTPMISESPDSADGDGRIIEITEEGLSAEDMARRLGKMFGGGPVRFAPGMRKIRRVAICSGSGGSLLSFVSKNNCDAYITGDVKHDVWLSAVSEGITLFDCGHFYTERMSAEYLAKLLKTAAPGVNVETAATCTDVVRCI; encoded by the coding sequence ATGATTTGCGATAACAGACTTTTAAAATGTGCGTCTATGGTGAGCGGAAAAGGGATCGTATGCGATGTCGGGACAGACCACGCCTATCTTCCGGTGTATCTGCTTGAAAAAGGCATCTGTGCCGGAGCCGTCGCAGGTGATATAGCTGACGGTCCGCTTGAAGCTGCCGCAGCTACGGTTAAAAAGGCAGGACTTGAAGATAAAATAGACGTTGTAAAATCTGACGGACTTAAAAATATTAAGCCTGAGGGAATAACAGATGTTGTTATGGCCGGAATGGGCGCTGAAACTATCAGTGAGATAATCGCTGCCGCACCATGGCTTGAGAACGGCGTTAATCTTGTGCTTCAGCCTATGACTAAGGAGCCTTACCTGAGAAAATGGCTTTATGAAAACGGCTATATAATAGTAAAGGAAGAGGCAGTCTCTGACGGTGACCGCATCTATACTGTCATGAACGTCCGTTTTGACGGCTTCCGTATGACTGTAAGCGATAACTTTGCTGAGACGGGAATGTTTGACCTGAGCGATGAGGAATCATTTAAATATATAAGAAAACATGCGGCAAAGCTTAAGAATGTATCCGAGGGTATCAGACGTTCAGGGAAAGAGGACACCGCAGATCTTGATAAAATGATATGCTTTATCGATGAAATTTCCAAAGGTACAAAGAAGTTCACAGTCGGTGATATATACGACGAGATAGACCGCATCGCTCCTTTCCGTACGCAGGATGACTGGGACAATTCCGGTCTGCTCGTGGGCGACAGGGATACTGAGGTAACCGGTATTCTTACTGCACTTGACATAACCCATGAAACAATAGGTGAGGCCATAGCAAAAAAGGCTAATCTCATTGTTTCACATCATCCGGTTATTTTCAGGCCACTTAAGCATCTTTCGATGAGTGATCCGGCAGTTCATCTTGCAGCGGCCGGCATTTCAGCAATATGTGTTCATACTCCGCTTGACAAGGCTGTTCACGGCATCAACGATATGATCGCAGATATGATAGGCCGTGAATTTTCTGTTTCCGGTACAAGGACTCCGATGATCTCTGAAAGTCCGGATTCTGCTGACGGAGACGGGAGAATAATCGAGATCACCGAAGAAGGTCTTTCAGCGGAAGACATGGCACGCAGGCTCGGAAAAATGTTCGGCGGAGGTCCGGTGCGTTTTGCTCCGGGAATGCGGAAGATAAGAAGAGTGGCCATCTGTTCGGGAAGCGGCGGATCACTTCTTTCATTCGTTTCAAAAAATAACTGTGACGCATACATCACAGGTGACGTAAAACATGACGTATGGCTCAGTGCTGTCAGTGAGGGAATAACACTCTTCGACTGCGGACATTTCTACACTGAACGCATGAGTGCGGAATATCTTGCAAAGCTGCTTAAAACTGCAGCTCCGGGAGTAAACGTTGAAACTGCAGCGACATGTACTGATGTTGTACGCTGTATCTGA
- a CDS encoding arsenate reductase family protein, with product MNIQIFGKSKCFDTKKAERFFKEHGIKFQSVDILSKGLSAGEFRSVSQAVGGVDALIDEKNKDYCDIKYLLDDAKPDKLMECPKLYKTPIVRNGKTATVGYCPDVWNEWIKSEK from the coding sequence ATGAATATTCAGATTTTCGGAAAGTCAAAATGCTTTGATACGAAAAAGGCGGAGCGTTTTTTCAAGGAACACGGTATAAAGTTTCAGTCGGTCGATATTCTTTCAAAAGGGCTGAGTGCCGGTGAGTTCAGAAGCGTGTCGCAGGCTGTGGGCGGAGTTGACGCTCTTATAGATGAAAAGAATAAGGATTACTGCGATATAAAATATCTGCTTGACGATGCAAAGCCGGACAAACTGATGGAGTGTCCGAAACTCTATAAAACGCCGATAGTCAGAAACGGAAAAACCGCAACGGTCGGCTACTGCCCGGACGTGTGGAACGAGTGGATAAAATCTGAAAAATAA
- a CDS encoding AbrB/MazE/SpoVT family DNA-binding domain-containing protein, giving the protein MKTPKGKYAWTATVGEKGQIVIPKQAREVFGIKPGDTLLILGDDERGIAIPPKGAFSELFAATFDEKDGDVK; this is encoded by the coding sequence ATGAAAACACCGAAAGGAAAATATGCATGGACAGCTACTGTAGGGGAAAAAGGCCAGATAGTGATCCCAAAACAGGCACGCGAAGTTTTCGGCATAAAGCCGGGAGACACTCTGCTTATACTCGGCGATGACGAACGTGGGATCGCTATTCCGCCGAAAGGCGCATTTTCAGAGCTGTTTGCAGCGACTTTTGATGAAAAGGACGGTGACGTAAAATGA
- a CDS encoding macrolide family glycosyltransferase, with translation MKIAWFCVPAHGHTNPTLALVKELTAAGHEVFYFSFEMFKEKIENTGAKFISCDGYDFEMEDRENADRVGKDKAFATELLVSSTLALDEMTSEKITEIKPDLIVSDSIAFWGKLVALKHGIPYVSSTTTFAFNRYSAKYMKESPLDIIKMLFAMPKINRQLARLREKGYPVKSLLEIVQNDNDTNTIVYTSKYFQPRSETFSDRYHFIGPSMRPVKEPFPKKADKTVFVSMGTVNRNEEFYRNCINALGKTSWQVIISLGHNSEHFENVPDNIEIYDFVDQMAVLSVADAFITHCGMNSTSEALYYKVPLVLFPQTPEQGAVAKRTEELGAGIRLKSVSEEDILTSLKTILNDPEYKNNALKISESFHTCGGPKEAVAFLESLRKR, from the coding sequence ATGAAAATAGCCTGGTTCTGTGTTCCTGCTCACGGACACACCAATCCGACACTAGCACTGGTGAAAGAACTGACCGCAGCCGGACATGAGGTCTTCTATTTTTCATTTGAAATGTTTAAGGAAAAGATTGAAAACACCGGTGCAAAGTTTATAAGCTGTGACGGATATGATTTTGAAATGGAGGACAGGGAAAACGCCGACCGTGTCGGCAAGGACAAAGCGTTTGCCACGGAACTTCTTGTTTCCTCCACACTTGCTCTCGATGAAATGACCTCGGAAAAGATAACGGAGATAAAACCGGATCTCATCGTATCTGACTCCATTGCATTCTGGGGCAAGCTGGTCGCCCTGAAACACGGAATACCTTATGTTTCTTCCACTACCACATTCGCTTTCAACAGATACTCGGCAAAGTACATGAAGGAATCTCCGCTTGATATAATAAAAATGCTGTTTGCAATGCCAAAGATAAACCGGCAGCTCGCCCGTCTCAGAGAAAAAGGATATCCCGTAAAAAGTCTTCTGGAAATAGTTCAGAATGACAACGATACAAACACCATCGTTTACACCTCAAAGTACTTTCAGCCGCGTTCCGAAACATTTTCTGACAGGTATCATTTTATCGGCCCTTCCATGCGTCCTGTAAAGGAACCTTTCCCCAAAAAAGCTGATAAAACAGTATTTGTCTCAATGGGAACCGTAAACCGGAACGAAGAATTTTACAGGAACTGCATAAACGCTCTCGGAAAGACAAGCTGGCAGGTGATCATTTCGCTGGGTCATAACAGCGAGCATTTTGAAAATGTACCGGACAATATCGAAATATATGACTTTGTCGATCAGATGGCCGTACTGTCAGTTGCTGACGCATTCATCACCCACTGCGGCATGAATTCCACCTCCGAAGCCCTGTACTACAAAGTCCCGCTTGTTCTCTTCCCTCAGACACCTGAACAGGGTGCGGTAGCAAAAAGAACAGAAGAACTCGGCGCCGGAATACGTTTAAAATCAGTATCGGAAGAAGATATACTCACCTCGCTGAAAACCATTTTAAACGATCCG